TGCCAAGGCCGCCGGTGAGACTCGAAAGGCTGCGAGCGTAGGTCGTCACTTCCGCCAGCGGCACCTGCGCGCTGACGGTCTGCAGGTCGCCGCCGGCAGATTCCAAGCCAAGCACCCGGCCGCGGCGAGTCGACATATCGGCGTTGATGTCGCCCAGCTTGTCGCTTGGCACGGTGACATGCAGGGTTACGATCGGCTCCAGCAGCCCCGGCCGCGCTTCTTGAAACACATTGCGAAATGCCATCGAGCCGGCCGTTTTGAATGCCGCTTCGGAGCTATCGACATCGTGATACTTTCCGAAGTGCACCTCGACGCCGACATTCTGCACCTGGTATCCGGCGATCACGCCGCGTTCGATCCGTTCCTTGAAGCCTTTTTCCACTGCCGGTAGAAAGTTGTTCGGAATCGTGCCGCCGACGATCGAATCGACCCACAGAAAATTGCTTTTCGGATCGTGGTGATAGGTCCGCATCGAGGGGAAGCGATGTTTGGTGGCGAACTCCTCGGGCTTGGTTCCGGCCGGGAAGGGGAACATGCGGATATGCACTTCGCCGAATTGGCCGCGGCCGCCGGTCTGCTTTTTGTGGCGATAGCTGCCTTCGGCGGGAGCTTGGATCGTTTCGCGATAGGGGATTTTCGGCTCCTTGGTTTCGATTTCCACCTTATCGCGCCGCTTGAGCCGTTCGCGGATCACCATGAGATGCAATTCGCTCATGCCCGTCATGACCAATTCCTTGGTTTGCGAATCGCGTTCGATGTGGAAGGTCGGATCTTCTTCGACGATCTTGTGCAGCGCGCCGGAAAGCTTGGCTTCGTCGCCGCGGCTTTTGGGCGTCGCCGCCAGGCCGACCATCGGTCTGGGAAACGTAAATGGCGACATTTCGAATGGGCCGAGCGTGGTGCCGGTATGCAATTCTTCGGTCTTCGCCAGCGCGACGATATAGCCCGGCCCCGCCACGTCGATGGCGTGCGTTTCGCTGCCCTGCGCTTCCAAGAGCGGGCCGATCTTGATGTTCTTCCGCGCGCCCGAGGCATGCACGACGTCGTCCTTCTTGAGCGTCCCGCTGTAGACGCGTAGATAGCTCACCTTTTGCACGAATGGATCGATGCGTGTCTTGAACACCTGGGCGCAGATCGGCGCCGCGGGGTCGGGCTTGAGCGCCACTTCTTCGCCCGCCTCGTTCTTCGCTTTGCGCACCACTTTGTCGGGCGGCAACGAGCAAAGCACGAGCGCGTCGAGCAATTCCTTCACGCCGAGCCCCGGCTTCGCAGCAACGCACACGATCGGAATCAAACTACCCTGCGCGATTGCTTCGACCGTAAGCCGGGCGATTTCTTCGTCGGTCGGCAACGCCCCTTCGAAATATCGACTTGTCACTTCCTCATCGACTTCGATAATCGTCTCGATCAGCGACTGATTGATCTCGGCCGGATCGATGACCGCCCCGGCAGTGTTGCCGCCGAGCTTGAGCGAGCTTGCGACGCCTTTGAAATCGTGCCCCGAGCCGATCGGCACATTCAGCGGAATGCACGCATGGCCGAACATCGACTGAATCGATTTCAGCAACGCGGGGAAATCG
This genomic stretch from Pirellulales bacterium harbors:
- a CDS encoding elongation factor G, producing MPKFNVENIRNIALCGHGAAGKTTLADTLLATSGAIQRPASVDDGTSVCDFDEVEKAHKYTIESAVVHFEHAGKRFNLIDTPGYPDFIGQAIGAFRAVETAAIVINAHSGIGVNTRRVFQEAGKAGCGRIIIVARMDAENVDFPALLKSIQSMFGHACIPLNVPIGSGHDFKGVASSLKLGGNTAGAVIDPAEINQSLIETIIEVDEEVTSRYFEGALPTDEEIARLTVEAIAQGSLIPIVCVAAKPGLGVKELLDALVLCSLPPDKVVRKAKNEAGEEVALKPDPAAPICAQVFKTRIDPFVQKVSYLRVYSGTLKKDDVVHASGARKNIKIGPLLEAQGSETHAIDVAGPGYIVALAKTEELHTGTTLGPFEMSPFTFPRPMVGLAATPKSRGDEAKLSGALHKIVEEDPTFHIERDSQTKELVMTGMSELHLMVIRERLKRRDKVEIETKEPKIPYRETIQAPAEGSYRHKKQTGGRGQFGEVHIRMFPFPAGTKPEEFATKHRFPSMRTYHHDPKSNFLWVDSIVGGTIPNNFLPAVEKGFKERIERGVIAGYQVQNVGVEVHFGKYHDVDSSEAAFKTAGSMAFRNVFQEARPGLLEPIVTLHVTVPSDKLGDINADMSTRRGRVLGLESAGGDLQTVSAQVPLAEVTTYARSLSSLTGGLGSFTMEFSHYDVVPGHTVKEIMEKAVLHPEDEE